Proteins from a genomic interval of Caulobacter sp. SL161:
- a CDS encoding NADH:flavin oxidoreductase: protein MSTSSLFAPTTVAGLALRNRVVMSPMTRRFSPGGIPNQAVADYYRRRAEAGVGVIITEGVAIDHPAAVDHADIPNFHGPALDQWKTIAASVTSAGAAFIPQLWHIGGHRSLTAAPPNAAAPSISPSGVYEPGKPFGTPATEAEIEAVIQAYAQGARDAVAIGASGIEIHGAHGYLIDQFFWAATNQRQDRYGGDMIQRLRFATEVIKACREAVGPTFPIFFRYSQFKQVDYTARLCQSPDELAAFLLPLVDAGVDVFDCSQRRFWEPEFEGSPLNLAGWTKALTGKPTMTVGSVGLDGDVVASLREGVDVIGASSLDKLDAMLDRGDFDLVGVGRALLADPRWVEKVRDGETDGLVGFTRAALETLV from the coding sequence GTGTCCACGTCCTCGCTTTTCGCGCCCACCACCGTGGCGGGCCTCGCGCTTCGCAATCGCGTGGTCATGTCGCCGATGACCCGGCGCTTCTCGCCCGGCGGGATTCCGAACCAGGCGGTCGCGGACTACTACCGCCGCCGCGCCGAGGCCGGCGTCGGCGTGATCATCACCGAAGGCGTCGCGATCGACCATCCGGCGGCCGTCGACCACGCGGATATCCCCAACTTCCACGGCCCCGCGCTGGACCAGTGGAAGACGATCGCCGCTTCGGTGACGTCGGCGGGCGCGGCGTTCATTCCCCAGCTCTGGCACATCGGCGGCCACCGCTCCCTCACCGCCGCCCCGCCGAACGCCGCCGCACCCTCAATTTCGCCCTCCGGCGTCTACGAGCCCGGCAAACCCTTCGGCACGCCCGCGACCGAGGCCGAGATCGAGGCGGTGATCCAGGCCTACGCCCAGGGCGCGCGCGACGCGGTAGCGATCGGGGCGAGTGGGATCGAGATTCACGGCGCGCACGGCTACCTGATCGACCAGTTCTTCTGGGCGGCCACCAACCAGCGCCAGGACCGCTATGGCGGCGACATGATCCAGCGCCTGCGCTTCGCCACCGAGGTGATCAAGGCCTGCCGCGAGGCGGTGGGCCCCACCTTCCCGATCTTCTTCCGCTACTCCCAGTTCAAGCAGGTCGACTACACCGCGCGCCTTTGCCAGTCGCCCGATGAACTGGCGGCCTTCCTCCTGCCTCTGGTCGACGCCGGTGTCGACGTTTTCGACTGCTCGCAACGGCGCTTCTGGGAGCCGGAGTTCGAAGGCTCGCCGCTGAACCTGGCCGGCTGGACCAAGGCCCTGACCGGCAAGCCGACCATGACCGTCGGCTCGGTCGGGCTGGACGGCGACGTGGTGGCCAGCCTGCGCGAAGGCGTGGACGTCATTGGCGCGTCTTCGCTCGACAAGCTGGACGCCATGCTGGACCGGGGCGACTTCGATCTCGTCGGTGTCGGGCGCGCCCTGCTGGCTGACCCGCGCTGGGTGGAAAAGGTCCGAGACGGCGAGACCGACGGACTGGTCGGCTTCACGCGCGCGGCGCTCGAAACGCTCGTTTGA
- a CDS encoding SDR family NAD(P)-dependent oxidoreductase has protein sequence MRRKPGMPQLAMVTGAAQGIGRAIVERLGADGFDILALDADEARLSQSATDWREAGLTVRTAAVDCRDRAAVIKALDGVEAVNVLVNNAGVSGLLDPIGQVDRADCDRVMSINLLATIRVAQEAVRRMPDGGSVINIASRGYLGGAGAAHYVASKAAVVSLTRAMAIELRWRGVRVNAVAPGMVDTRMIDGFGDMLGALKRMEPTGAPANPAEIAAIVSVLAGPDASFVNGQILMADGGKSLGLPPL, from the coding sequence ATGAGGAGAAAACCCGGCATGCCGCAACTGGCCATGGTGACTGGCGCCGCCCAAGGCATCGGGCGCGCCATCGTCGAGCGCCTTGGCGCGGACGGCTTCGACATCCTGGCGCTGGACGCGGACGAAGCCCGGCTTTCGCAGTCCGCCACCGACTGGCGCGAAGCGGGACTGACGGTCCGCACCGCCGCCGTAGACTGCCGCGACCGCGCGGCGGTGATCAAGGCTCTGGACGGCGTCGAGGCGGTGAACGTCCTCGTAAACAACGCGGGTGTCAGCGGCCTTCTCGATCCGATCGGACAGGTCGACCGGGCGGACTGCGACCGCGTGATGAGCATCAATCTGCTGGCGACGATCCGTGTCGCGCAGGAGGCCGTGCGGCGCATGCCCGACGGCGGCAGCGTCATCAACATCGCCTCGCGCGGCTATCTCGGCGGGGCCGGCGCTGCTCACTATGTGGCCTCAAAGGCTGCGGTCGTGTCGCTGACCCGGGCCATGGCGATCGAGCTGCGCTGGCGCGGCGTCCGCGTGAACGCGGTGGCGCCGGGCATGGTCGACACCCGGATGATCGACGGCTTCGGCGACATGCTGGGCGCGCTCAAGCGCATGGAGCCGACCGGAGCGCCCGCCAACCCGGCCGAGATCGCCGCCATTGTCAGCGTCCTGGCCGGACCGGACGCCAGCTTCGTCAACGGCCAGATCCTGATGGCCGACGGCGGGAAATCCCTGGGACTGCCGCCGCTATGA
- a CDS encoding SDR family NAD(P)-dependent oxidoreductase, which yields MNTFNPSFLIIGQGPVAEAIASRVSVEAGGVITLARPDAEAITALEHGVDSAVIVAPPAPSPALFLDLDDTRLDAQLAHFADLFEALGALLGRLNPRGAIVLVGDRGYLGAWGAADACAFSGAHVALMRSVTLEGFGAGHRANCIALDLAQDGAGVDPDEIADLAVHLASPASQVINGEIILANRGRSLRVREAKDRRADFAASASSKGPSL from the coding sequence ATGAACACGTTCAACCCATCGTTCCTGATCATCGGCCAGGGACCTGTCGCCGAGGCGATTGCGAGCCGCGTCAGCGTCGAAGCCGGCGGCGTCATCACCCTGGCCCGGCCCGACGCTGAGGCGATCACGGCGCTGGAACACGGCGTGGACTCTGCTGTGATCGTCGCGCCGCCCGCGCCCTCGCCGGCGCTGTTTCTCGACCTCGACGACACGCGGCTGGACGCTCAACTGGCGCACTTCGCCGATCTGTTCGAAGCCTTGGGCGCCCTGCTAGGCCGTCTGAACCCGAGGGGCGCGATCGTGCTGGTGGGCGACCGAGGTTATCTGGGCGCATGGGGCGCGGCCGACGCCTGCGCCTTCTCCGGCGCTCATGTCGCGCTGATGCGGAGCGTCACCCTGGAAGGCTTCGGCGCGGGGCATCGCGCCAACTGCATCGCCCTGGATCTGGCTCAGGACGGCGCCGGCGTGGACCCCGACGAGATCGCGGACCTGGCCGTCCACCTCGCCTCGCCCGCCAGCCAAGTCATCAACGGCGAGATCATCCTGGCCAATCGCGGCCGCAGCCTGCGCGTCCGCGAAGCCAAGGACCGCCGCGCGGACTTCGCCGCGAGCGCTTCCAGCAAAGGACCCTCGCTATGA
- a CDS encoding SMP-30/gluconolactonase/LRE family protein, which translates to MTFTVEIIGKERCRLGESPLWDADAGVLYWVDSMAPAIWRYDPFTSEQRSIPAPKPIGSVVLGRPGELIAGLADGAYRVHLDTGTFTPIALPDTLAPIERFNDGKADRQGRFVTGTMAMHNETGRIGKLYRFTAGGAWEVLPTEPIEIANSTCFSPSGDTLYFADSLRHMVWAFSYDPETGAVGEKRDFFDTTGFNSAPDGATVDAEGYIWLALVQAQKLIRISPDGRLDRVVESPAPFCSCPAFGGEDLDILYVTSISDSGGRLKTDVDASGRLMAFHGLGVRGIAETRCFL; encoded by the coding sequence ATGACCTTCACCGTCGAGATCATCGGCAAGGAGCGCTGCCGGCTGGGCGAGTCGCCGCTGTGGGACGCCGACGCAGGGGTGCTCTACTGGGTCGACAGCATGGCGCCGGCCATCTGGCGCTATGACCCGTTCACGAGCGAGCAAAGATCCATCCCCGCGCCCAAGCCCATCGGCAGCGTGGTTTTGGGCCGCCCCGGGGAGCTGATCGCCGGCCTCGCCGACGGCGCCTATCGCGTCCATCTGGACACCGGAACCTTCACGCCGATCGCCCTGCCCGACACCCTGGCGCCGATCGAGCGCTTCAATGACGGCAAGGCCGATCGCCAAGGCCGTTTCGTTACCGGCACGATGGCGATGCACAACGAGACGGGACGGATCGGCAAGCTCTATCGCTTCACAGCCGGCGGCGCCTGGGAAGTGCTGCCGACCGAGCCGATCGAGATCGCCAACAGCACCTGCTTCAGCCCCAGCGGCGACACGCTCTATTTCGCTGACAGCCTGCGCCACATGGTGTGGGCGTTCAGCTATGATCCCGAGACCGGCGCGGTGGGCGAGAAGCGGGACTTCTTCGACACCACGGGCTTCAACAGCGCCCCGGACGGGGCGACGGTCGACGCCGAAGGCTACATCTGGCTGGCCCTGGTGCAGGCCCAGAAGCTGATCCGCATTTCGCCGGACGGCCGCCTGGATCGGGTCGTCGAAAGCCCCGCGCCCTTCTGTTCGTGCCCGGCCTTCGGCGGCGAGGACCTCGACATTCTTTACGTGACCTCGATCTCCGACAGCGGCGGCCGGCTGAAGACCGACGTCGATGCTTCCGGCCGCCTGATGGCGTTCCATGGTCTTGGCGTGCGCGGCATCGCCGAGACCCGTTGTTTCCTCTGA
- a CDS encoding acyl-CoA dehydrogenase family protein: MNLDLTPEQSAFRDEVRAFFAENVPESFKSRVRAGMRLEPHEFTQWQKLLHARGWGAPSWPKEYGGTGWDPTKLYIFETEASRADAPVQFHQGLELIGPIIFTFGSPEQKAKYLPAIVSGDDWWCQGYSEPNSGSDLASLSTRAVRDGNEYVINGQKAWTSYAHVANRMFLLARTDPDARKQAGISLFLIDIDTPGVTIRPVVTMDEIHHTNEVFLDNVRVPPSALLGEEGMGWSYGKVLLDRERGVTAATTTRLAQQLRGARKVAAETLVGGRSLLDDPRVADRLAQYELEVMALEGMVMRTMAEATSGQDSGPRASMIKIRWSELLQQITEYWVELQGYGAMAFAPLGPFEAPDAWAAKGMIYSRVTSIYGGSNEIQRNIIARRALGL; the protein is encoded by the coding sequence ATGAATCTTGACCTGACCCCGGAGCAGTCCGCCTTCCGCGACGAGGTGCGCGCCTTCTTCGCCGAGAACGTCCCCGAGTCGTTCAAGAGCCGGGTGCGCGCCGGCATGCGCCTGGAACCCCACGAGTTCACCCAGTGGCAGAAGCTGCTGCACGCGCGCGGCTGGGGCGCGCCGTCGTGGCCGAAAGAGTATGGCGGCACGGGCTGGGACCCGACAAAGCTATACATCTTCGAGACTGAGGCCTCGCGCGCCGACGCACCGGTGCAGTTCCACCAGGGCCTGGAGCTGATCGGCCCGATCATCTTCACCTTCGGCAGCCCCGAGCAGAAGGCCAAGTATCTGCCGGCCATCGTCTCGGGCGATGACTGGTGGTGCCAGGGATACTCCGAACCCAACTCCGGTTCTGACCTAGCGTCGCTGTCGACCCGCGCCGTGCGGGACGGCAATGAGTACGTGATCAACGGCCAGAAGGCCTGGACCAGCTACGCCCATGTGGCGAACCGGATGTTCCTGCTGGCCCGCACTGATCCCGACGCGCGCAAGCAGGCCGGCATCTCGCTGTTCCTGATCGACATCGACACGCCCGGCGTAACGATCCGCCCTGTCGTGACCATGGACGAGATCCACCACACCAACGAGGTTTTCCTCGACAATGTGCGGGTCCCGCCTTCGGCCCTGCTGGGCGAGGAAGGCATGGGCTGGAGCTACGGCAAGGTGCTGCTGGATCGCGAACGCGGCGTCACCGCCGCCACGACGACGCGCCTGGCCCAGCAACTGCGCGGCGCCCGCAAGGTCGCCGCCGAGACCCTGGTCGGCGGGCGCAGCCTGCTGGACGATCCCCGGGTCGCCGACCGCCTGGCCCAGTACGAGCTGGAGGTCATGGCCCTGGAAGGCATGGTGATGCGGACCATGGCCGAAGCCACGTCGGGTCAGGACTCCGGTCCCCGCGCCTCGATGATCAAGATCCGCTGGTCCGAGCTGCTGCAGCAGATCACCGAATACTGGGTCGAGCTGCAGGGCTACGGCGCCATGGCCTTCGCACCGCTGGGCCCGTTCGAGGCGCCCGACGCCTGGGCGGCCAAGGGGATGATCTATTCCCGGGTCACCAGCATCTACGGCGGCTCAAACGAAATCCAACGCAACATCATCGCCCGTCGGGCGCTCGGTCTCTGA
- a CDS encoding acyl-CoA dehydrogenase family protein yields the protein MNFDLSEEQQLLKDSAWRYGADHGDFTAWRARVERGEAYDAASWRRMADLGWLMLNIPEDDGGLGAGPTETMVVAEAVGRYLMLEPFVSTGVIAPLLLTAATAGVRTELMAGVAEGKMVLSLADAEPNGRFDLHRIATRADAVEGGFRLTGEKSHALDGGGADWFIIPARTAGADDSQDGVSLFLVPAQTSGLTVLRSRAMDNRHNAGLKLDGVVVPAVNLIGGLGEGFPLLRDAVDHGVVARLAEAVGAMDAVREMTMEYLKTRKQFGQTLGSFQALQHRAVDMAIACEEARSMMYLATIALSGDPAERRKVIAAAKARVGQTSLYVGRQAVQLHGGVGFTEELAVAHYLKRLIMIDMAFGNADHHRAELAASLRPGVVAA from the coding sequence ATGAACTTCGACCTTTCCGAAGAGCAGCAGCTCCTGAAGGACAGCGCCTGGCGATACGGCGCCGACCACGGCGACTTCACGGCCTGGCGGGCCCGCGTCGAGCGCGGCGAGGCCTATGACGCGGCCAGTTGGCGTCGCATGGCCGATCTGGGCTGGCTGATGCTGAACATTCCCGAGGATGACGGCGGACTGGGCGCGGGGCCGACGGAAACCATGGTCGTGGCCGAGGCGGTCGGTCGCTACCTGATGCTGGAACCGTTCGTCTCGACCGGCGTGATCGCGCCGTTGCTGCTGACCGCCGCGACCGCGGGCGTCCGCACCGAGCTGATGGCCGGCGTCGCCGAGGGCAAGATGGTGCTCAGCCTGGCCGACGCCGAACCGAACGGCCGGTTTGACCTTCATCGTATCGCCACCCGCGCTGACGCTGTCGAAGGCGGCTTCCGGCTCACGGGCGAGAAGAGCCACGCGCTGGACGGCGGCGGCGCCGATTGGTTCATCATCCCCGCGCGCACAGCCGGTGCAGATGACAGCCAGGACGGCGTCAGTCTGTTCCTGGTTCCGGCGCAAACGAGCGGCCTGACGGTGCTGCGCAGCCGGGCCATGGACAACCGCCATAACGCCGGCTTGAAGCTGGACGGCGTAGTTGTTCCCGCCGTGAACCTGATTGGTGGCCTGGGCGAAGGCTTCCCGCTGCTACGCGACGCCGTCGATCACGGCGTGGTGGCCCGCCTGGCCGAGGCCGTCGGGGCCATGGACGCCGTCCGTGAGATGACGATGGAGTATCTGAAGACCCGCAAGCAGTTCGGCCAGACGCTGGGCTCGTTCCAGGCGCTGCAGCATCGCGCGGTCGACATGGCGATCGCCTGCGAGGAGGCTCGCTCGATGATGTACCTGGCGACGATCGCCCTCTCTGGCGATCCCGCCGAACGTCGCAAGGTGATCGCGGCGGCCAAGGCGCGCGTTGGCCAGACCAGCCTCTATGTCGGCCGTCAGGCGGTGCAGCTGCACGGCGGCGTCGGCTTCACCGAAGAGCTGGCCGTGGCCCACTATCTCAAGCGCCTGATCATGATCGACATGGCGTTCGGCAACGCCGACCATCACCGCGCCGAACTGGCGGCCAGCCTGCGACCCGGCGTCGTAGCGGCCTGA
- a CDS encoding SDR family NAD(P)-dependent oxidoreductase, protein MREEGTMAGRLEGRVAAVTGASRGLGRATAALLAAEGAMVALLDLKAHWAQAAADEIIAAGGKAVGLGCDVSDREALTATLSAINEQYGRFDVLVNNAMWNVYEPLAAIRPESLDRMVGVGFSGMIWGMQAAAPLMAASGGGSIVNIASVSAQLGIPNGIAYCGVKAGVAGMTRAAAAELGALNIRVNAVAPSTVDTEGVRRVVSEERIAMRIGQTPLGRLGTTEDIAKAVRYLACDDSDFVTGQMLTVDGGLATALS, encoded by the coding sequence GTGCGGGAGGAGGGAACGATGGCTGGTCGTCTTGAAGGGCGTGTCGCGGCGGTGACAGGGGCCTCGCGGGGGCTGGGACGGGCGACTGCAGCCTTGCTCGCCGCCGAAGGAGCAATGGTCGCTCTGCTGGATCTGAAGGCGCACTGGGCCCAGGCCGCGGCCGACGAGATCATCGCCGCCGGCGGTAAGGCCGTGGGGCTGGGCTGCGACGTCTCCGATCGCGAGGCTCTGACCGCCACCCTGAGCGCGATCAACGAACAGTACGGCCGGTTCGACGTCTTGGTGAACAACGCCATGTGGAACGTCTATGAACCGCTGGCGGCTATCCGTCCGGAGAGTCTTGACCGCATGGTCGGCGTGGGCTTCTCGGGCATGATCTGGGGCATGCAGGCCGCAGCCCCGCTGATGGCCGCTTCGGGCGGCGGCTCGATCGTCAACATCGCCTCGGTCAGCGCCCAACTGGGCATCCCGAACGGCATCGCCTATTGCGGCGTCAAGGCGGGCGTCGCCGGCATGACCCGCGCCGCCGCCGCCGAACTCGGCGCCTTGAACATCCGGGTCAACGCCGTGGCCCCGTCGACGGTGGACACCGAGGGCGTGCGTCGGGTGGTTTCCGAAGAGCGCATCGCCATGCGGATCGGCCAGACGCCGCTCGGCCGCCTGGGAACCACCGAGGACATCGCCAAGGCCGTCCGCTACCTGGCTTGCGACGACAGCGACTTCGTCACGGGCCAGATGCTCACCGTCGACGGCGGTCTGGCCACAGCTTTGTCCTAA
- a CDS encoding TonB-dependent receptor, whose amino-acid sequence MMAAVHLNYRVCDIQTPLPPGLARSHSPRLPNKDARAALQQSQMSPRRAEAYWGKRMVISQTLRRGALLAGASTLSLVLALPAAAQTAPAPQDGVTIDELVVTAQRREEKLQDVPIAVSAFSNDTLSRQKIDGGPNLQLAIPNVTFAKSFYSGYNFQIRGIGTKQTAVTGDSSTGVHFNGAPLTSNRLFEAEFFDVERVEVLRGPQGTLYGRNATGGVVNVLSAKPTGEFEGMLRAEVSNYDGRKLRGMINVPLVADKLDLRLAGATLNRGGFVDNLGTGDKVDDRDLYSFRASLRWRPTSTIDANFVWQHFKERDSRLRTGKGLCTRDNGPSSVGGTAITNATVRGFLSAGCADASVYNAAAYGTPNSLATLYGIIGFARGLTSGDVYGGTQPKGLDVIDSAKNPYYRAEEDVFTLNVAWDINDKLQLNSLTSYYDGELDARQEMNRFQASTVFNSTTLAPGGLVNDPQLGASNRMSVSDRITTPSRQWSQELRLQSSFDGPFNFSLGGLALRYDVVQSFYIMSNAFTYAAMVANGGANCAPGGSCVYIDPNRVPTGQGHGNYLSFQPYHLDSNALFGEVYYEATPELKFTVGLRYTDDKKTLDNFPVKLLTPGSGLTPGTPPQLTAEFKKFTGRAGFDWKPDLGFTDDTLVYAFYSRGYKGGGPNNIGQVATLRPFYEPEYVNAFEVGTKNTLLGGALILNGSAFFYDYKGYQISKFVNRISVTENIDAEIKGIELEAVWEPVKRFRMNGTLGLLDTKIKNGESIDPMNRTGGNANLTLVKTSGAAGCVVPTAALANLLAVIQQAPGAATVAGVSGNPAALLGACSGSFATSFGVTPTDGVAAKLKGNELPGSPNWTASIGAQYSFDVLDGWEGTVRGDYYRQGDSYARVFNSKVDQLKGWANANLSFRLVNDERGLEIEGYVKNVFNKRAITDVFLMDEALGQVANAVFTEPRIIGVSLQKTF is encoded by the coding sequence GTGATGGCGGCGGTTCATCTCAATTATCGCGTTTGCGATATTCAGACCCCTCTACCCCCCGGTCTGGCCAGATCTCATTCGCCCCGGCTCCCTAACAAAGACGCTCGAGCAGCGTTGCAACAATCACAGATGAGCCCGCGTCGCGCGGAAGCTTATTGGGGGAAACGAATGGTGATCTCGCAGACCTTACGCCGTGGGGCCTTGCTGGCCGGCGCCTCGACACTCTCCTTGGTCCTGGCCTTGCCCGCCGCAGCCCAGACCGCCCCCGCGCCGCAGGACGGCGTGACCATCGATGAACTGGTCGTCACCGCCCAGCGCCGCGAGGAAAAACTGCAGGACGTGCCGATCGCCGTCTCGGCCTTCTCCAACGACACGCTGAGCCGACAGAAAATCGACGGCGGTCCGAACCTGCAGCTGGCGATTCCGAACGTCACCTTCGCCAAGAGCTTCTACAGCGGCTACAACTTCCAGATCCGCGGCATCGGCACCAAGCAGACGGCCGTGACCGGCGACAGCTCCACGGGTGTCCACTTCAACGGCGCGCCTCTGACGTCCAACCGGCTGTTCGAAGCTGAGTTCTTCGACGTCGAGCGCGTCGAAGTCCTGCGGGGTCCGCAAGGCACGCTCTACGGACGCAACGCCACCGGCGGCGTGGTCAATGTCCTGAGCGCCAAGCCCACCGGCGAGTTCGAAGGTATGCTGCGCGCCGAGGTCAGCAACTATGACGGCCGCAAGCTGCGGGGGATGATCAATGTCCCGCTGGTCGCCGACAAGCTGGACCTGCGCCTGGCCGGCGCGACCTTGAACCGCGGGGGTTTCGTCGACAACCTGGGTACGGGCGACAAGGTCGATGACCGCGACCTCTATTCGTTCCGGGCCAGCCTGCGCTGGCGCCCGACCTCGACGATCGACGCCAACTTCGTCTGGCAGCACTTCAAGGAGCGTGACAGCCGCCTGCGCACCGGCAAGGGGCTGTGCACGCGCGACAACGGTCCAAGCTCTGTGGGCGGCACCGCCATCACCAACGCTACGGTTCGCGGCTTCCTGAGCGCGGGTTGCGCCGACGCTTCGGTGTACAACGCCGCCGCCTATGGCACGCCCAACTCACTGGCCACCCTGTACGGCATCATCGGCTTCGCGCGGGGCCTGACCAGCGGCGACGTCTATGGCGGAACCCAGCCAAAGGGCCTGGACGTCATCGACTCGGCGAAGAACCCCTACTATCGCGCCGAGGAAGACGTCTTCACGCTGAATGTGGCGTGGGACATCAATGACAAGCTGCAGCTCAACTCGCTGACGTCATATTACGACGGCGAGCTGGACGCGCGCCAGGAGATGAACCGCTTCCAGGCCTCGACGGTGTTCAACAGCACCACCCTGGCGCCGGGCGGTCTGGTGAATGATCCGCAGTTGGGCGCGTCCAACCGCATGTCGGTTTCGGACCGCATCACCACGCCGTCCCGCCAGTGGAGCCAGGAACTGCGCTTGCAGTCGAGCTTCGACGGTCCGTTCAACTTCAGCCTCGGCGGTCTGGCGCTGCGCTATGACGTGGTCCAGTCGTTCTACATCATGTCGAACGCCTTCACCTACGCGGCGATGGTGGCCAATGGCGGGGCGAACTGCGCCCCGGGCGGGAGCTGCGTCTATATCGATCCGAACCGTGTGCCGACCGGCCAGGGCCACGGCAACTATCTGAGCTTCCAGCCCTATCACCTGGATTCGAACGCCCTGTTCGGCGAGGTCTACTATGAGGCCACGCCGGAGCTGAAGTTCACGGTGGGCCTACGCTACACCGACGACAAGAAGACGCTCGACAACTTCCCAGTCAAACTGCTGACCCCGGGCAGCGGCCTGACGCCAGGAACGCCGCCTCAGCTGACCGCCGAGTTCAAGAAGTTCACCGGTCGCGCAGGCTTCGACTGGAAGCCGGACCTGGGCTTCACCGACGACACCTTGGTCTACGCGTTCTATTCGCGCGGCTATAAGGGCGGCGGTCCGAACAACATCGGTCAGGTCGCGACCCTGCGGCCGTTCTACGAGCCGGAATATGTCAACGCCTTCGAAGTGGGGACCAAGAACACCCTGCTGGGCGGCGCCCTGATCCTGAACGGCTCGGCGTTCTTCTACGATTACAAGGGCTACCAGATCTCGAAGTTCGTGAACCGGATCTCGGTGACCGAGAACATCGACGCCGAGATCAAGGGCATCGAGCTGGAAGCCGTGTGGGAACCGGTCAAGCGCTTCCGGATGAACGGCACGCTGGGTCTGCTGGACACCAAGATCAAGAACGGCGAGTCGATCGATCCGATGAACCGCACCGGCGGCAATGCGAACCTGACGCTCGTCAAGACCTCGGGCGCGGCGGGCTGCGTGGTGCCGACGGCCGCCCTGGCCAACCTGCTGGCGGTCATTCAGCAAGCGCCTGGCGCGGCCACGGTCGCCGGTGTCTCGGGCAACCCTGCGGCGCTGCTGGGCGCCTGCTCGGGAAGCTTCGCCACCTCGTTCGGCGTGACCCCGACGGACGGCGTGGCGGCCAAGCTGAAGGGCAACGAGCTGCCGGGTTCGCCGAACTGGACGGCCTCGATCGGCGCTCAGTACTCGTTCGACGTCCTGGACGGCTGGGAAGGCACGGTGCGCGGCGACTACTACCGCCAAGGCGACTCCTACGCCCGGGTCTTCAACAGCAAGGTGGACCAGCTCAAGGGCTGGGCGAACGCCAACCTGTCGTTCCGCCTGGTCAATGACGAGCGTGGCCTTGAGATCGAGGGCTACGTGAAGAACGTCTTCAACAAGCGTGCGATCACCGACGTGTTTCTGATGGACGAAGCGCTCGGCCAGGTCGCCAACGCGGTCTTCACCGAGCCGCGCATCATCGGCGTTTCGCTCCAAAAAACCTTCTAA
- a CDS encoding IclR family transcriptional regulator, which produces MRRDPIKSAARTLEILELFQEQRAPLRLTYIFEKLGYPQSSTTTLLKSMVVLGYLNYDRASRTYFPTPRVAALGDWVNHHLFGSGDLDRLVKSIFEQTNETVVISSQNDIFIQHLRIVQPSHPHKIAMTEGSMRVLPHSAAGLVLMSQMPSKAVDKLCRHINAYLGGTSDRIDIGQLQEQLTWVRREGYSLLAAFPFPNAAGIAMPLPAAPHGVQLTLGVGGLNSRIARHKSEIVAIMKAGVADYAESLRHYSAPEA; this is translated from the coding sequence ATGCGCCGAGACCCGATCAAATCCGCTGCGCGCACCCTGGAGATTCTGGAGCTGTTCCAGGAGCAGCGCGCGCCTCTGCGGCTGACCTACATTTTCGAGAAACTCGGCTATCCCCAATCCAGCACCACCACCCTGCTCAAGAGCATGGTCGTTCTGGGCTACCTCAACTACGACCGCGCCTCGCGTACCTACTTCCCGACGCCGCGCGTGGCGGCCCTGGGTGACTGGGTCAATCACCACCTGTTCGGATCAGGCGATCTTGATCGTCTGGTCAAGAGCATCTTCGAGCAGACCAATGAGACGGTGGTGATCTCGTCTCAAAACGACATCTTCATCCAGCACCTGCGTATCGTGCAGCCCAGCCATCCGCACAAGATCGCGATGACCGAGGGCAGCATGCGGGTGCTGCCGCACTCGGCGGCAGGCCTCGTCCTGATGAGCCAGATGCCGAGCAAGGCGGTCGACAAGCTGTGCCGGCACATCAACGCCTACCTTGGCGGGACCAGCGATCGGATCGATATCGGCCAGTTGCAGGAGCAACTGACCTGGGTTCGCCGGGAAGGCTATAGCCTCCTGGCCGCCTTCCCGTTCCCCAACGCGGCCGGTATCGCCATGCCCCTGCCCGCCGCCCCGCACGGTGTGCAGCTGACGCTCGGCGTCGGCGGCCTCAACAGCCGTATCGCCCGCCATAAGAGCGAGATCGTCGCGATCATGAAGGCGGGCGTGGCCGACTACGCCGAAAGTCTCAGGCACTATTCAGCGCCCGAGGCCTGA